Proteins encoded together in one Carya illinoinensis cultivar Pawnee chromosome 3, C.illinoinensisPawnee_v1, whole genome shotgun sequence window:
- the LOC122303051 gene encoding receptor-like protein kinase FERONIA, whose protein sequence is MGNISRLKPILLVFLLFLLSHISITTSTPRYIPVVNIALNCGSDGNLTDEYGRYWIGDKEPSKFAPTEEHSQKSNTSDAPNSPDLGDPVPYETARLSYSQFTYVFPVTPGPIFVRLYFYAVSYSGFDRSLAFFTVKANTKFTFLRNFSASIHADLGDSRHLSKEFCIIIEEDQKLNLTFIPTPSTASSRFFAFVNGIEIVSMPKYLYYSDPEKTSPPYVGQTFRFAIDNNKALEMIHRLNIGGSSISPMGDTGMFREWSDNKYLLSGGVIPRQPNLALKYSAIPNYTAPDDVYRSAITMGPNTTWNLHSNLTWGLPVDPGFNYLVRLHFCEIEPNITMAGERPFIIYIDNKTAEGNADVIMWSGGRDTPVFQDYIVMIQKMGDDQDTSTLFIDLHPGKATNAIYDAILNGVEVFKLSDNNNNLAGPNPPSTLLPPPPPAQQPGSTSKSRKTRFIAIGTGVGLFLALLTLACCLVVWKLRTSKRYSSYYPVSKCWFWSDQNKGKSMRTKASSLPEDLCRQFSLEEIKTATHNFDEELVIGVGGFGKVYKGFIDDGTMVVAIKRLNPESRQGPKEFWKEIEMLSQLRHVHLVSLIGYSNDERELVLVYDYMSNGTLREHLYDTNKDSLPWIRRLEICIGAACGLNYLHTGVKHPIIHRDVKTTNILLDENCVAKVSDFGLSKEGQDDKAVSTLVKGTFGYLDPDYARRRQLTEKSDVYSFGVVLFEVLCARKALNPKLEEEQWNLANWARKCIEKGTMGEIIDSNLMGKIAPECFKVYVDIAESCVRDQGSQRPTMNDVMDKLSFALQLQKEADATKEKVNPDGKETYREVLSFHVSDTTETRRYNNIFSGQGSELDSGTWLTSNNTGMTYPSLDSDIGKCEDVFTDTSNVSKG, encoded by the coding sequence ATGGGGAACATCTCAAGACTCAAACCTATTCTGCTCGTCTTCTTACTCTTCCTTCTCTCTCACATTTCAATCACTACTTCTACTCCTCGTTACATTCCTGTTGTTAATATTGCCCTCAATTGCGGCTCTGATGGCAACTTAACGGATGAGTATGGGCGCTACTGGATTGGAGACAAGGAGCCCTCCAAATTCGCTCCAACAGAAGAACATAGCCAGAAATCTAATACCTCTGACGCCCCAAATAGCCCAGACCTTGGCGATCCTGTCCCCTACGAGACTGCCCGTTTATCCTATTCCCAATTCACCTACGTATTTCCTGTCACCCCAGGTCCTATATTTGTCCGTTTGTACTTTTACGCAGTTTCATACTCTGGTTTTGATCGATCTCTAGCCTTTTTTACCGTCAAAGCAAATACCAAGTTCACCTTCCTTAGAAACTTCAGTGCTTCAATTCATGCTGATTTGGGGGACTCGAGACATCTTTCTAAAGAGTTCTGCATCATCATTGAAGAGGatcaaaaattgaatttgacattcattccaacgccaagTACTGCTTCTAGCAGATTCTTTGCTTTTGTTAATGGAATTGAGATCGTCTCTATGCCAAAGTACCTCTACTATAGCGATCCAGAAAAGACAAGCCCACCTTACGTTGGCCAAACTTTTCGGTTCGCTATAGACAACAACAAGGCACTCGAGATGATTCATCGACTCAATATAGGTGGGAGCTCGATATCGCCAATGGGAGACACTGGCATGTTTAGAGAATGGTCCGACAACAAGTACTTGTTAAGTGGAGGCGTGATCCCCCGTCAGCCTAATTTGGCACTTAAATACTCGGCAATACCAAATTACACTGCCCCTGATGACGTTTATCGGTCTGCAATCACGATGGGTCCAAACACAACTTGGAATTTGCATTCTAATTTGACATGGGGTTTACCTGTAGATCCGGGATTCAATTATCTGGTCAGGCTTCATTTCTGCGAAATCGAGCCCAATATAACGATGGCTGGTGAAAGGCCATTCATTATCTATATAGACAACAAGACAGCCGAAGGTAACGCTGATGTAATTATGTGGAGCGGAGGAAGGGATACGCCTGTGTTTCAGGATTATATAGTGATGATCCAAAAGATGGGAGATGATCAGGATACGAGTACACTCTTTATTGATCTACACCCAGGAAAAGCTACCAATGCAATCTACGATGCCATTTTAAATGGGGTAGAAGTGTTCAAACTGAGCGACAACAATAACAACCTAGCCGGACCCAATCCTCCCAGTACTTTGCTGCCCCCTCCACCTCCGGCTCAACAACCTGGTTCGACATCCAAGTCAAGGAAAACAAGATTCATTGCCATTGGAACCGGTGTAGGCTTATTCTTGGCCTTGCTCACTCTAGCGTGTTGCTTGGTTGTTTGGAAACTGCGGACATCTAAGCGTTATAGTTCTTACTATCCAGTATCGAAATGCTGGTTCTGGTCTGACCAAAACAAAGGAAAGTCAATGAGGACAAAAGCCTCATCACTGCCCGAAGATTTATGCCGCCAATTCTCACTTGAAGAAATCAAAACAGCAACCCACAACTTCGATGAAGAATTAGTTATAGGCGTCGGTGGCTTTGGAAAGGTATATAAGGGTTTCATTGACGATGGCACTATGGTTGTGGCGATCAAGCGTTTGAACCCAGAGTCAAGGCAAGGGCCCAAAGAGTTTTGGAAGGAGATTGAGATGCTCTCCCAACTTCGCCATGTCCACCTCGTCTCTCTCATTGGATACTCCAACGACGAGAGGGAGCTGGTCCTTGTCTACGACTACATGTCCAATGGGACACTACGGGAACACCTCTATGACACAAACAAGGATTCCCTCCCGTGGATACGAAGGCTTGAAATTTGCATCGGAGCTGCATGCGGTCTGAACTACCTGCACACAGGAGTGAAGCACCCCATCATCCACCGTGACGTGAAGACGACCAACATTTTATTGGACGAAAATTGTGTGGCCAAGGTTTCGGATTTCGGGTTGTCCAAAGAAGGTCAGGATGACAAGGCGGTTAGTACCTTGGTAAAGGGCACGTTCGGGTATTTGGATCCGGATTACGCCAGGCGTCGACAACTGACAGAAAAATCAGACGTGTACTCATTTGGCGTAGTGCTCTTTGAGGTATTATGTGCCCGAAAAGCACTGAATCCAAAACTGGAAGAGGAGCAATGGAATCTGGCCAACTGGGCCCGAAAATGCATTGAAAAGGGGACCATGGGTGAGATTATAGATTCGAATCTGATGGGCAAGATAGCTCCAGAATGTTTTAAGGTGTACGTAGATATCGCAGAGAGTTGCGTGCGTGATCAGGGGAGCCAACGGCCCACCATGAACGATGTTATGGATAAACTTAGTTTTGCATTGCAATTGCAGAAAGAAGCAGACGCTACGAAGGAGAAAGTCAATCCAGACGGCAAGGAAACCTATAGAGAGGTATTATCATTCCATGTTTCTGATACCACTGAAACTCGCCGATACAATAACATTTTCAGCGGGCAGGGGTCGGAATTGGATAGTGGAACCTGGTTGACTTCAAATAATACTGGGATGACCTACCCTAGTCTTGATTCTGATATTGGGAAGTGTGAAGATGTGTTTACTGACACAAGCAACGTCTCCAAAGGTTAA